A window of the Bradyrhizobium ottawaense genome harbors these coding sequences:
- a CDS encoding AMP-binding protein, with amino-acid sequence MSNPLYAFPTTCEQTLRALARYPSRTAFSWPGGSLTYQGATDMIGRMQAVFMQLGFAPGTRVAFLTANRADTWCAGVAAQLARLSITWLHPMGSLDDQLFQLEDSEAQMLIVDGVTFRDRGGELASKATGLKTVFTLGPAAYGADLLAAIEATGSATARSFAGPDDIATLNYTGGTTGKSKGTVRHHRELGGFANAILADFEIPPTPSYLAVAPISHVAGTKVLPTLMRGGTVHMLKGFDPDAVFKTIEREKINFTLFVPTMIYVMLDHPALDKTDLSSLELLLYGASAMSPSRLVEGIERIGPVFSQLYGQTECYPVSVLRKADHDPKTPELFLSCGFPIAACEVRILDDNDQEVAMGEAGEICVRATHVMAEYWKRPEQTAETLKSGWLHTGDIARKDERGYMFILDRKKDMIVSGGFNIFPREVEDVLSQHADVAMVAVVGVPDDKWGEAVTAVVVPREGARPSEEELIALVKARKGSTHAPKHIKFVTELPMTGVGKVDKKVLKAGFWTGRDRMVG; translated from the coding sequence ATGAGCAACCCGCTCTACGCATTTCCGACGACATGCGAACAGACGCTGCGGGCGCTGGCGCGCTACCCGTCGCGCACGGCGTTCAGCTGGCCGGGCGGATCGCTGACCTATCAGGGCGCGACCGACATGATCGGCCGCATGCAGGCCGTGTTCATGCAGCTCGGCTTTGCGCCCGGCACCCGCGTCGCCTTTCTCACCGCCAACCGCGCCGACACCTGGTGCGCCGGCGTCGCCGCGCAATTGGCGCGGCTGTCGATCACCTGGCTGCATCCCATGGGTTCGCTGGACGACCAGTTGTTCCAGCTGGAGGATTCCGAAGCGCAGATGCTGATCGTCGACGGCGTCACCTTCCGCGATCGCGGCGGCGAGCTTGCTTCCAAGGCGACCGGCCTGAAGACCGTGTTCACGCTAGGTCCCGCCGCTTACGGCGCCGACCTGCTCGCGGCGATCGAGGCGACCGGCAGCGCCACCGCGCGCTCGTTCGCCGGGCCTGACGACATCGCGACGCTGAACTACACCGGCGGCACCACCGGCAAATCCAAGGGCACAGTGCGCCACCACCGCGAATTGGGCGGCTTCGCCAACGCCATCCTGGCCGATTTCGAAATTCCGCCAACGCCGAGCTATCTCGCGGTGGCGCCGATCAGCCACGTTGCCGGCACCAAGGTGCTGCCGACCCTGATGCGCGGCGGCACCGTGCACATGCTGAAGGGGTTCGACCCCGACGCGGTGTTCAAGACCATCGAACGCGAAAAGATCAATTTCACGCTGTTCGTGCCGACCATGATTTACGTCATGCTCGATCATCCCGCGCTCGACAAGACCGATCTCTCTTCGCTCGAACTGCTGCTGTATGGCGCTTCCGCGATGTCGCCGAGCCGGCTGGTCGAAGGCATCGAGCGGATCGGGCCGGTGTTCTCGCAACTCTACGGCCAGACCGAATGCTATCCGGTGTCGGTGCTGCGCAAGGCCGATCACGATCCGAAAACGCCGGAACTGTTTTTGTCATGCGGCTTCCCGATCGCGGCCTGCGAGGTCAGGATTCTGGACGACAACGACCAGGAAGTCGCGATGGGCGAAGCCGGTGAGATCTGCGTGCGCGCCACGCATGTGATGGCCGAATACTGGAAGCGGCCGGAACAGACCGCCGAAACCCTAAAGAGCGGCTGGCTGCACACCGGCGACATCGCGCGCAAGGACGAGCGCGGCTACATGTTCATCCTCGACCGCAAGAAGGACATGATCGTCTCCGGCGGCTTCAACATCTTTCCGCGCGAGGTCGAGGATGTGCTGTCGCAGCACGCCGACGTCGCGATGGTCGCCGTGGTCGGCGTGCCCGACGACAAATGGGGCGAAGCGGTCACCGCGGTGGTCGTGCCACGCGAAGGCGCCCGGCCGAGCGAAGAGGAGCTGATCGCGCTGGTCAAGGCGCGCAAGGGTTCGACGCACGCGCCCAAGCACATCAAGTTCGTCACCGAGCTGCCGATGACCGGCGTCGGCAAGGTCGACAAGAAGGTGCTGAAGGCGGGCTTCTGGACCGGCCGCGACCGGATGGTGGGGTAA
- a CDS encoding hybrid sensor histidine kinase/response regulator, giving the protein MKPGPSSERAVILAPMGRDAAVAAALIKEAGYHANVCGDLAALLHEIDGGAGLAVIADEAIKTADLRALVSWLNGQPPWSDFPFVLLTHQGGGPERNPDADRLGHALGNVTFIERPFHPTTLVSIVGSAVRGRRRQYQARAILADLTESEGLLQTALNAGHLGTLELRLPEFELDLSDTCVSFFGRKSGEPFSFGDLQASVHPDDRERRLEVLERTIREGGDYRIEYRNIWPDGSVHWVDTRARVVRRPDGSIKSLVGVCSDITARKTADIERDNLLGQLAAERTALAELSATLEQRVDQRTTELMKEVAAREKAQEQLRQAQKMETIGQLTGGVAHDFNNLLMAVMGNLDLLRKRLPDDPRLHRLVDGALQGAERGASLTQRLLAFARQQDLRAVAVDLKTLIDGMTDLLDRSLGPRVVLRRDIPDQLPPARIDANQLELAILNLAINARDAMPDGGSIDIRVAEYRAKKSDAALQPGHYLKLSVVDTGTGMTPETLKRAVEPFFSSKPLGKGTGLGLSMVHGLAVQLGGALQMTSTVGKGTCATLVLPVATAAPEVESPAPSAPKAKRSAVILFVDDDPLIAMSTAEMLEDLGHHVIGVNSGLHALEILRSDQPIDLMMTDHMMPGMTGLELVTASRAVRPALPVLLATGYAELPEGAQLDLPRLAKPYHQDQLRERLDQLLG; this is encoded by the coding sequence GTGAAACCCGGTCCGTCATCCGAACGGGCCGTCATTCTCGCGCCGATGGGCCGTGACGCTGCCGTGGCCGCGGCCCTGATCAAGGAAGCGGGTTATCATGCCAATGTCTGCGGCGATCTGGCCGCATTGCTGCACGAAATCGACGGTGGCGCCGGCTTGGCCGTCATTGCCGACGAGGCGATCAAGACGGCGGATTTGCGCGCGCTCGTGAGCTGGCTCAACGGTCAGCCGCCATGGTCCGATTTTCCATTCGTGCTGCTGACCCATCAGGGCGGAGGTCCCGAGCGCAATCCCGACGCAGACCGGCTCGGGCATGCGCTGGGCAACGTCACCTTCATCGAGCGGCCGTTTCACCCGACCACGCTGGTGAGCATTGTCGGTTCGGCGGTCAGAGGGCGCCGCCGCCAATATCAGGCGCGCGCGATTCTGGCCGATCTCACCGAAAGCGAAGGCCTGCTGCAGACGGCGCTGAACGCCGGGCATCTCGGCACGCTCGAATTGCGCTTGCCGGAGTTCGAGCTCGACCTCTCGGATACCTGCGTCAGCTTTTTCGGACGGAAGTCGGGCGAACCGTTTTCCTTTGGAGATTTGCAGGCGTCGGTTCATCCCGACGACCGCGAGCGGCGGCTTGAGGTGCTGGAGCGGACCATCAGGGAAGGCGGGGATTACCGGATCGAATACCGCAACATCTGGCCGGACGGTTCGGTGCATTGGGTGGACACCCGTGCCCGCGTCGTGCGCCGGCCGGACGGCAGCATCAAGTCCCTGGTTGGCGTCTGCTCCGACATCACCGCGCGCAAGACCGCAGACATCGAGCGCGACAATCTGCTGGGGCAATTGGCAGCAGAGCGCACGGCGTTGGCGGAATTGAGCGCCACGCTCGAACAGCGCGTCGACCAGCGCACCACCGAACTGATGAAGGAGGTTGCTGCCCGCGAAAAGGCGCAGGAACAATTGCGGCAAGCGCAGAAGATGGAGACAATCGGCCAGCTCACCGGCGGCGTCGCGCATGACTTCAACAATCTTCTGATGGCTGTCATGGGCAATCTCGATCTGCTGCGCAAGCGATTGCCGGACGATCCGCGGCTGCATCGCCTGGTCGATGGCGCGTTGCAGGGCGCGGAGCGCGGTGCATCGCTGACCCAGCGGCTGCTGGCCTTTGCGCGCCAGCAGGATTTACGCGCGGTGGCGGTTGACTTGAAAACCCTGATCGATGGCATGACCGATCTGCTCGACCGGTCGCTTGGACCCCGTGTCGTGTTGCGGCGGGATATCCCGGATCAGTTGCCGCCGGCGCGCATCGACGCCAACCAGCTCGAACTCGCCATCCTCAACCTTGCGATCAACGCGCGCGATGCGATGCCGGACGGCGGGTCGATCGACATCAGGGTTGCGGAGTATCGCGCGAAGAAGAGCGACGCGGCGCTGCAGCCGGGCCATTATCTGAAATTGTCCGTTGTCGACACCGGCACCGGCATGACACCCGAGACGCTCAAGCGGGCGGTCGAGCCTTTCTTTTCGTCAAAACCGCTCGGCAAGGGCACCGGCCTTGGGCTGTCGATGGTGCACGGGCTCGCGGTCCAGCTTGGCGGCGCGCTGCAAATGACGAGCACGGTCGGAAAGGGGACCTGCGCGACGCTGGTGCTCCCGGTCGCGACCGCAGCGCCCGAAGTGGAAAGCCCCGCTCCGTCAGCGCCGAAAGCCAAACGCTCGGCAGTGATTCTATTTGTCGATGACGACCCGCTGATTGCGATGTCGACGGCGGAAATGCTGGAAGATCTCGGCCACCACGTGATCGGGGTTAATTCAGGCCTGCACGCGCTCGAAATCCTCCGGAGCGACCAGCCGATCGACCTGATGATGACGGACCATATGATGCCCGGAATGACCGGCCTTGAACTCGTCACGGCGTCGCGCGCCGTCCGCCCCGCGCTGCCGGTCCTGCTGGCGACCGGCTATGCCGAATTGCCGGAGGGCGCACAGCTCGATCTGCCCCGTCTGGCGAAACCCTATCACCAGGACCAGTTGCGCGAACGGCTCGATCAGCTGCTGGGCTAG
- a CDS encoding ATPase domain-containing protein — MNFSEAKVDRAKTGIWGLDDILSGGFSPHHVFLLEGTPGTGKTTIALQFLMEGARAGEKCLYITLSETEHELRDGAASHGWSLDEKIEVFELLPPESLLDSDQQQSLLYSSDLELGETTKQIFEAVEKAQPSRVVLDSLSEIRLLAQSSLRYRRQILALKHYFAKFGTTVLMLDDLTTELADKTVHSVAHGVVRLEELAPAYGAERRRVRVIKYRGVKFRGGYHDVTITTDGLNVFPRLVASEYRSTFVRSTMSSGIAGLDRLLGGGVETGSSTLILGPAGTGKSLTAIVFIVAAIARGEKAALFVFDEELGLLFSRMKGLGIDLEAMQRRGHLFIEQVDAAELSPGEFAHRVRRRVDEDDIKTVVIDSLNGYQAAMPEENSLILHMHELLQYLNRRGAATFMTVAQHGLVGDMKAPVDVTYLADTVILLRYFEALGTVRRAISIIKKRTGVHEATIREYRIDNRGLTIGDPLEGFQGVLSGVPIYIGADRPLLEDLDQ, encoded by the coding sequence ATGAATTTTTCGGAAGCAAAGGTCGACAGGGCCAAAACAGGGATTTGGGGCCTGGACGACATCCTGTCGGGCGGGTTTTCACCTCATCATGTCTTCCTGCTGGAGGGAACTCCCGGAACCGGAAAGACCACGATTGCACTGCAGTTCCTGATGGAAGGCGCGCGAGCGGGTGAGAAGTGCCTTTACATCACCCTTTCCGAGACCGAGCATGAGCTGCGTGACGGCGCCGCTTCGCACGGCTGGTCGCTGGACGAGAAAATCGAAGTGTTCGAACTGCTGCCGCCGGAGAGCCTGCTCGATTCGGATCAGCAACAGAGCCTGCTCTATTCATCCGATCTCGAACTCGGCGAAACCACCAAGCAGATATTCGAGGCGGTCGAGAAGGCGCAACCGAGTCGCGTGGTGCTGGACAGCCTTTCGGAAATCAGGTTGCTGGCGCAGAGTTCGTTGCGGTATCGCCGGCAAATTCTGGCTCTCAAGCATTATTTCGCGAAGTTCGGCACCACAGTTCTGATGCTGGATGATTTGACCACCGAACTTGCCGATAAAACCGTGCACAGCGTTGCGCATGGCGTGGTGCGGCTTGAGGAACTGGCGCCGGCCTACGGCGCGGAGCGGCGTCGTGTGCGCGTCATCAAATATCGCGGCGTGAAATTTCGTGGCGGCTATCATGACGTCACGATTACAACGGACGGCCTGAACGTGTTTCCCCGGCTGGTGGCGTCCGAGTACCGATCCACTTTCGTGCGAAGCACGATGTCGAGTGGCATTGCCGGTCTGGATAGGCTGCTCGGGGGCGGTGTCGAAACTGGATCGAGCACGCTCATTCTCGGACCGGCCGGCACGGGAAAATCGCTCACCGCCATTGTCTTCATCGTGGCTGCCATTGCGCGCGGCGAAAAGGCGGCGTTGTTTGTATTCGACGAAGAGCTTGGGTTGCTGTTTTCGCGTATGAAGGGCCTTGGCATCGATCTCGAAGCGATGCAGCGCCGCGGCCATCTTTTCATCGAGCAGGTCGATGCCGCCGAGCTGTCGCCCGGCGAATTTGCGCACCGCGTTCGCAGGCGGGTCGATGAGGATGACATCAAGACCGTGGTGATCGACAGCCTCAACGGCTATCAGGCCGCCATGCCCGAGGAAAACTCCCTGATCCTGCACATGCATGAATTGCTGCAATATCTCAACCGCCGGGGCGCCGCGACCTTCATGACGGTGGCGCAGCATGGGTTGGTCGGCGACATGAAGGCGCCGGTAGATGTTACCTATCTCGCCGACACCGTCATCCTGCTGCGCTATTTCGAGGCGCTCGGAACCGTGCGGCGCGCTATTTCGATCATCAAGAAACGTACCGGCGTGCACGAGGCGACCATTCGCGAATACCGCATCGACAATCGCGGTCTCACCATTGGCGATCCCCTTGAGGGATTCCAGGGCGTGTTGAGTGGGGTGCCGATCTACATCGGTGCAGACAGGCCGCTACTCGAGGACCTGGACCAGTGA
- a CDS encoding GFA family protein translates to MLPLTGGCSCGAIRYEIASFPLLLYTCNCTDCQTSSGSAFALNLPVSTRDFHTLKGEPKGWHHASPSGANVTSWFCGDCGARIYGARQSRPESVNVRAGTLDDTRWLIPIAHLFTGSAQDWIQSATGAECHETQPPDFRPLAAKWRAMWPEFFPQK, encoded by the coding sequence GTGCTTCCTTTGACCGGCGGCTGCTCCTGCGGCGCGATCCGCTACGAGATCGCGTCGTTTCCGCTGCTGCTCTACACCTGCAACTGCACGGACTGCCAGACCTCGTCCGGCAGCGCGTTCGCGCTCAACCTGCCGGTATCGACCCGGGATTTTCATACCCTCAAGGGCGAGCCGAAGGGGTGGCATCACGCGTCGCCGTCAGGCGCGAATGTGACGTCCTGGTTCTGCGGCGATTGCGGCGCGCGAATCTACGGCGCGCGCCAGAGCCGTCCGGAATCGGTCAACGTCCGTGCCGGCACGCTCGATGACACCAGATGGCTGATCCCGATCGCGCATTTGTTTACCGGCAGTGCGCAAGACTGGATCCAGTCTGCCACCGGCGCCGAATGCCACGAGACGCAGCCACCCGATTTCCGGCCGCTGGCGGCAAAGTGGCGCGCGATGTGGCCGGAATTTTTTCCGCAAAAATAG
- the minE gene encoding cell division topological specificity factor MinE has product MNMRLLRLFGGRDTSAPVARERLQILLAHERGLLGQPDLLATLREEILAVVSRHVTLDPEKVIVRLERGKTVSTLEVDIEVPNDFEKSKAASQRRMAG; this is encoded by the coding sequence ATGAATATGAGATTGCTGCGGCTGTTCGGCGGCCGCGATACTTCCGCCCCCGTCGCACGGGAGCGGCTGCAGATCCTGCTGGCGCACGAACGCGGGTTGCTCGGCCAGCCCGATCTCCTGGCGACGCTGCGCGAGGAAATCCTCGCGGTGGTGTCGCGGCATGTCACGCTCGATCCGGAGAAGGTGATCGTCCGGCTGGAGCGCGGCAAGACCGTCTCGACGCTGGAGGTCGATATCGAGGTCCCCAACGATTTCGAGAAGTCGAAGGCGGCTTCCCAACGCCGTATGGCCGGCTGA
- the minD gene encoding septum site-determining protein MinD, whose protein sequence is MAKVLVVTSGKGGVGKTTTTAALGAALAQGGQSVVVVDFDVGLRNLDLVMGAERRVVFDLINVVQGVAKLSQALIRDKRLENLWLLPASQTRDKDALTDEGVGRIIAELSARFDWILCDSPAGIERGATLAMRYADEAVIVTNPEVSSVRDSDRIIGMLDSKTVKAEKGERVKKHILITRYDPARAARGEMLTIEDILEILATPLLGIIPESQDVLKASNVGSPVTLNNADSAPARAYVDASRRLMGEELAMVVPVERKGFMDRLLGRRAA, encoded by the coding sequence ATGGCCAAAGTCCTGGTCGTTACATCCGGCAAAGGTGGCGTCGGAAAGACCACCACCACGGCCGCGCTCGGTGCGGCGCTGGCGCAGGGTGGTCAAAGCGTCGTGGTGGTCGACTTCGATGTCGGCCTGCGCAACCTCGATCTGGTGATGGGGGCGGAACGCCGCGTGGTGTTCGACCTCATCAATGTCGTGCAGGGCGTCGCCAAGCTGTCGCAGGCGCTGATCCGCGACAAGCGGCTGGAGAATCTCTGGCTGCTGCCGGCGTCGCAAACCCGCGACAAGGACGCACTGACCGACGAGGGCGTCGGCCGTATCATCGCCGAGCTCTCGGCCCGGTTCGACTGGATCCTCTGCGACAGCCCGGCCGGCATCGAGCGCGGCGCCACGCTGGCGATGCGCTACGCCGACGAGGCCGTCATCGTCACCAATCCCGAAGTCTCTTCGGTGCGCGACTCCGATCGCATCATCGGCATGCTCGATTCCAAGACCGTGAAGGCGGAGAAGGGCGAGCGGGTCAAGAAGCACATCCTGATCACCCGCTACGATCCGGCGCGCGCGGCGCGCGGCGAGATGCTCACCATCGAAGACATTCTGGAAATCCTCGCCACCCCGCTGCTCGGCATCATTCCCGAGAGCCAGGACGTGCTCAAGGCGTCTAATGTCGGCTCGCCGGTGACGCTGAACAACGCCGACAGCGCGCCGGCCCGCGCCTATGTCGATGCCTCGCGCCGCCTGATGGGCGAGGAACTCGCCATGGTGGTGCCGGTCGAGCGCAAGGGCTTCATGGACCGCTTGCTGGGACGGAGGGCCGCATGA
- the minC gene encoding septum site-determining protein MinC, which produces MDVRADPTRQLVRLRGRSYVAFVFSPVVPIVDWLSEIDATLARSPGYFVGKPIVLDLASVDLSASAISHLLGSLDQRGIRVLGIEGVDESRLSASMPPLLTGGRACVITRNEPLQKAEEPKPKPTSLLLESPVRSGQSIVFTEGDVTVLGSVGSGAEIVAGGSIHIYGTLRGRAMAGVNGNASARIYCQKIEAELLAIDGYYQTAEEIDASLRNRPAQAWLQGDTMKITPLN; this is translated from the coding sequence ATGGACGTCCGAGCGGATCCCACGCGTCAACTGGTTCGGCTGCGCGGCCGGTCCTATGTCGCGTTCGTGTTCAGCCCCGTCGTGCCGATCGTCGATTGGCTTTCGGAGATCGACGCCACGCTGGCGCGCTCGCCGGGCTATTTCGTCGGCAAGCCCATCGTGCTCGATCTTGCTTCCGTCGATCTCAGCGCGTCGGCGATCAGCCATCTTCTCGGCAGCCTTGATCAGCGCGGCATTCGCGTCCTCGGCATCGAGGGCGTGGACGAAAGCCGGCTTTCGGCCAGCATGCCGCCGTTGCTGACCGGCGGCCGGGCCTGTGTGATCACGCGAAACGAACCGCTGCAGAAGGCCGAGGAGCCCAAACCGAAGCCAACCTCGCTGCTGCTCGAAAGCCCGGTGCGCTCCGGGCAGTCGATCGTCTTCACCGAGGGCGACGTCACGGTGCTGGGGTCGGTCGGCTCGGGTGCCGAGATCGTCGCCGGCGGGTCGATCCATATCTACGGCACGCTGCGCGGCCGGGCGATGGCCGGCGTCAACGGCAACGCGTCCGCGCGCATCTATTGCCAGAAGATCGAGGCGGAGCTGCTGGCCATCGACGGTTACTACCAGACCGCGGAAGAAATCGACGCGTCGCTGCGCAACCGGCCGGCGCAGGCCTGGCTGCAGGGCGATACCATGAAAATTACCCCGCTGAACTAA